DNA sequence from the Pungitius pungitius chromosome 3, fPunPun2.1, whole genome shotgun sequence genome:
ATCCGCACTCACCAAAAGGAATGAGTTTAAATAGTGAAATGTCTTTATGAAGAGCAACTGGTTCAAACACAaactaagttttttttttaagcatttacTCAATCATTTAAATGTGCTCAACTTGTTGGCCTATTCAGTTTGTACGAATTtactgaggaaatgaaagcagcaCCTTAAGGAACCGGAAATGATAGCCGCGCTGGGCCGAAACGTCCCTCCGTGCAGACGGTGAGTGTCGCAACTTAAGGATTTCTCGCCCTGAGCATAGTTCTAAATGATGTACGAGCTGTCAACGCGATGCAAACGTTAAACTCTGAAGGTAAGGAAGGAGGTGTTGACGTAGCTCACGGTGCTTGCAGTGCGGGGCAGCCACGGTAACGTCGGTTCAAATTAAAGACAACAATCATGAGCGCACTTGTGTTTCGGTAGTTTCAGGTGGTTCTGAATTTACGCCCACTGAGGCCACGAATCAAGTTTGCTCGCTTGTGACGTGTGAAAATAAAGGTTGATGTCTCtaagtaaataataaataacatgttAATGGAGAGTAATCTGACACTTTCTAAAAGTAAATTAAACCAATTCACAGTTCgcagcaaattacaaataaagcTGGCTTGTTAATGTTACCAACTGGATTAATTTCCCAAATGAATAAATGGAACATATTCATCGGGCCACAGCTGCACACTTATTAAAAACTTTAATTCTAGAAGTTTACATAAATGTATCGTGTTTTTGGGGTCAGTtgcacaactgtgtgtgtgtgtgtgtgtgtgtgtgtgtgtgtgtgttggcagaaGGCCTCCTATTGTCACTGCGGGTTTGAGTGTAATCAGAGGAGAGCTCGTAGtgcaccacacaaacacaactggtCTCTAATCAGGGCTCAGCTGGCTTTATAGACTGTTCTTTTTCAGTACACGATGTTTGGGTTGGACTTGAATGAGGCAATGCGTATTAACAGGGAGGCCCTAATTATACATCTGTAAAGTGTAATACAGTCCAACAACAGTTCTACATAATCTAGTGTGATCCATTCTTTTGAAACAGACTTATAAAGTATAGTATTACCTTTTTAGTATTTGGTGATTTTGTTATGCTGGACTGCATTTGATTGGACAGATCAGAAACCTCAATGTAGTCCTCCAGGACAAAAATCACACCTTTTAACCTCAGTAATAGATGTATTTTGCACATTAAATAATGTGCAAATTATTAACTTTAAGGATAGAACTTTTGACTGAGCTGTTTCAATAGATTCAACATGTGTGCCCACATTTGTCATTGATTAATATGCTTGATACTTTTCTTTCAATTAATCACTTTGTCTATAAAAACAAGTAAAAGGGTCCCTTTCCCTATTTATAACCAACCAACAATCCAAAACATAAAGATAGGGTCTTATAGCAAGTGATGAACATTTTTACAATCAAAGACCGGAAACCATCAGCTGTTCATTGACTCTTGGAACCCAAAGACTCTGTTCCATTCAAAGTGTTCACTCGGTCGCATTCACATTTCATCCATCCTGCTGTCCTGCCAGATCTTGTTCTGCCCAATCCCCATCGGCGAAGCCCGGGCCTCTAGCCTCCGCCATGGACaacctggaggaggacctgaCGTGCTCCGTGTGCTACTCGCTGTTCTCTGACCCGCGCGTCCTGCCGTGCTCCCACACCTTCTGTAAGGCCTGCCTGGACAACCTGCTCCGCTCGTCCACCAACTACTCCATCTGGCGTCCGCTGCGCCTGCCGCTAAAGTGCCCCAACTGCCGCAGCGTGGTCGAGCTGCCCCCGCTGGGCGTAGACTCTCTGCCCACCAACGTGTCGCTGCGAGCCATCGTCGAGAAAGTAGGAGCGAGAGCCGTCCGTTTGTCGGCCGTCGGTACAAAATGCTGGTCTCGCTGTGCGTGCTTCGCTGCCTAAGTGTCTGCCCGTGTGCCGTCTCAGTACCAGAGCGACGGCGCGCCGCGGCAGCCTTCCTGCCAGGAGCACCACAGGCAGCCTCTCAACATGTACTGCATCCAGGATCGGCAGCTGATCTGCGGCCTGTGTCTGACTGTCGGGCGGCACCAGGGCCATCCCATAGATGACCTCCAGGCAGCTTTCATCAGGGAGAAACGGACGCCATCGCAACTGCTGGCCAGACTCTCCGAGCAGAGATGGGCACAGGTAGGGAACTGTCCACAAGGGCAGCGCTTCCATCGGGGTGAAGGAGGAGACGCTCTGGTGGGCCGAACTTGAAAACCCGTCCAGCTAAacgtatgaatgaatgaaatgaaaaaaaatgatcacgTCGCTTCGGCGGCTGCCGTCTGTCTGTCCCGCTGTCAGGTGTGTGAGCTCggggagcagctggagcaggagaaggcCCGCTGTGAGGGTCTCGTGAGCCAGGACCGACGGGAGGTCGATCAGTTCTTCCAGGCGCTGGAGGCGGTGCTGGCCAGGAAGAGACACGCCTACCTGGAGGCCCTGGACCAAGCTGGCGCAGAGGTGTGCGAGGCTTACGACCCGCTCATCCGCAGAGTGAAGGCCCTGCAGgtgtgttcgggggggggggcgcaagcaGATCCACGTCACACATTTAGATCGCGGCTTAACTGGGATGCTTTAGCATGTACAGGTGATCAAAATGGGTGGTGCATTTTGGGGATGTTTCTACAAGATCCCGATTGGCGACGCCCCGTCATGTGGTGAAAACATTTAGCAATAGAGCCTATTTTTGCGGCTTTTAACGATAGACTTAACGTTTGTTTGGTTTGCAAGTATGAACAattacaacagaaaaagcaacaatCATTCAGCGTTCCACCGCCGTGTGTCCTGCAGGAAGAGCAGTTGGACCTGGTGTCCTTGGGTTCGTcggtagaggaggaggactccCCGCTGGTCTTCCTGGAGGAGGTTCACGTGTTCAGAGAGCGGGTGGAGGAGTTCATTAAAACCCCGCTGCCCTCGGTGTTAAACCTCTCCCTCACCCCGCGCGCAGCGGAGCACCTGCAGCAGCACTGGCCCGCCGTGACCATCGGGAGCCTGGAGGACGCGCCCGTCCCGACGGTGTGCTGCTGCTCCAGATGCGGCGCCGCGGCGGAAGCCGACGCCGGAGGAAGCGATGGGACCGACGGCTGGGCGCGGCgcgtgctgctgctggggctgctgctgctgctggcggcggcggcgatgtGGGTGGAGCCGGATGGACTCTCGCTGCTCTCGCACTGGAGTCAGTTGGTCCACGAGCTGAGCAGCGAGCTGATGATGTCGGTCTGTCAGACGGCGGAGTCGGCGCAGGCAGTGCTGCAGGCCGCCGTGGACGGATGGAGATCTCGCCTCTCTTCGGTGGGCGAGGAGGCCTCGCAGCAGCTGGCCGCGTTATTTAAAAGTCTGACGTCCCACTGAGACTGACAAAGCTTTACTTCTACACTCCTGCAGTTGAGGTTGCACCTGACAgaagctttttaaaaccgcCGGTATTTTCCACTTGAAaaatttatgttgtttttcgGTTAGAGTGGAAActaagcacattttaaacattaacaaTGTTGATTGGATTTTTCCTGTAAGATTTCAAATATAACATTAGAGGTGCCTCACCCTTATGACTTATAACCCATTGGAAACTTCCTACTAGCCTGAAGGTACTGCAACTCCCCGAGGACAATAATGGGGGGACTGTGCAGATTTCACAAGAGCTGCGAGGCCCTGCTGCGCCCCGCCCTAAAAATATGTAATATCAAGTATTATGCAGACTACACTTCTTATTAAAATGACATTGTATCTTTTTCTAGTGCTGgtatttttagaaaaataaaacttgttATTGCTTTTAGTTCTGTGTATTCATTTGCATGTGAAGTCCCTTCATGTTGCACAATGATTCATAGCGCTGCTGTGAGCTTAATTAGCTAATGCTCACTACAATTTGTGCTGTAGTGTGAAATATAtggtgtcacatgacctcacaGCAGAAGCAACTGTGGTAACATTTGCTTTAAATACAGCCTTCTGGGACCTTTGTTTTAGACTTTTGTGTCAAAGTTAATGTACGTTCTGGGAATCTAAAGGTTCCCACCATTTAATTACATCTTAAATGGGCCTTTGATAAATTCAGTgactgaaaaacatttattggtTCAGATAGTAAAAAGTACATAATAAAGAATAGCAGCATTACATTAAGACAATACCAAGAGAGaacaaatatttacataatGAGGGGAAGTAAAGCAGCAAAGTGAGTCCCCTGAGGATTAGGCGGTCATGGCTTGGTGCTCTTTGAATGTGATGGTCTTGGGGTTGATTCCCACGCTCTTGGTGGTGTTGTGAGTTTTGTAGATGCCGATGAGACGATCAGCGATCTCAAACATGTTGTTCCTcagggagatgatgatgaactgAGCATTCTTTGTTTGCTCCTgtacagagggaggaaaaacaaaatgactgaTCGGGGGGGTAACAAGGGCTTAATGGAGTACAGACGGGCACAGCTGCAAAGATGCCGTCAAGATCACCCTCAACTAGCACGTAAATATTTACCCAAAAACTGCAGGCTCATTGAATGATTGATCCTGAAAACAAGTGATTTgtctaaatccccccccccctcctcttctctaatCCAGTGTTACACCACAGATTACCTCAACACTCCAGAGAATTAACTATGTTATTACCTCTTGTTGACTCATACATAGCACCACCGTCCTATCAAATATGTACTTTGGCCTTAAAAGTGAGAGATACAAATTTCAGGGAGCAGCTCGCCTCATCCGCAGCTCAGTACTCACATAAATGTAACAGGCCACAATGGAGACGTTCTTGAAGTCAAGAGCGGCATCGATCTCATCCATGAAGTAGAGCGGCGTGGGCTTGTAGTGGTGCAGGGCAAACACCAACGCCAAGGAGCTCAGGGTCTTCTCCCCTCCTGACAGGTTAAAGATCTTCTTCCAGCTCTTCTTTGGAGGACGCACActaaagagggaggggggacaacAACAGAACAGAGCTTTGACAAAAGGACACGATTCAAAAAGAAGTGGCAGGTAGGAATCAATTGACGTGCCTTTGGTCCTCTGGCAGTTCATTGGTCTCCTCTTTTACCTGAACATGATTCCCTCGGAGAAGGGGTCCAAACTGtccaccagctccagctccgcGTCGCCACCCTGTGTGAGCATCTGGtagttctccttcagcttgtttGTGATCATGTTGAATCCGGTCATGAACTCGTTGAGGCGTTGTTTGCGCAGGTCCTCGTAGCCGCGTTTGAACTGGTCCCTCTCTGTGGTGATCTCGTCCAGCTGCGCCACGCGCTGCAGGTACAGCTCCTCCTGAAAACACGCACGGGTCGTAAGCTTAAGACGCACCGCTCCGTGTGGGACTACAGTTTAGCCAGAAGGAGGCCCGTTCATACCTTCTTCTTGTACTCTGCGATGGCCCCCAGGTTGGGCTTCATCTGGGCACTCTTGGTCTCCAGGGTCATCATCTTGTTGATGATGACGTTGGGATTGGAGATTGCTGCGAGTTCGTCGGCAGTAAAGACAGGAAGTCCCTCGGCCGGCTCTCCCTCAACAGAGTGAAGGGACAACTTGGTGGCCTGAAGAATATAAATGAGATCAGACACAACGGTAACAAGTATCACCTAAAGATCATCAATGTGGACACAACTAGGTTACTTCAAACATttcaatgcatttgttttttacttaaGTTTTGTTCAATACTGGCCTTTACTTCAGACTAAACAAAATGAGATCTCAAATCCTAAAGCTTGAAAATATAAAGACAAATTGACAAACTCAGCAGTAATGAAACCGCTAAATCAGAAACAAACCAAGAAATGTGTACAAGTTGATGAATTAAGAACAGTGACAAAAGCAGGGGCCCCTAAAAAACCTCATTTAAACCTCATCAGTAGTGAAATACCATAAAACAATTTACACAGTGAAGCATTTCTTGCTAGTTACCCCGTTGGACCAACTTTTAGTCACGTCTCATCACTTTGATGAGAACAACGTTGTCACTACGAAGatatctccacacacacacacacacacacacccccacctcTTTCTGCCAGTGCTTGATCTTGTTGCTGTGCTCGGCCATGGTGGTCTCGATCTGTTCGATGCGCAGCCGGACGCTGAGGGACTCCTCCTGCATGGcgtgctcctgctgctgcaggaccttGATCTCCTTCAGCACCGCCTGGTACTGCTGCTGCACCTCGGGGAGCGCCGCCTAGAGGGCGATAGAAAAAAGGCCGTGGTGCTCAACCTCTTTTGGCTTTGTGCTCAGAAGGCATCGAGGGCCTACAAAGCTGTATACATTTAAAACGGTTCATCCTAAGTACCAGTGATCAATTATGAGATCATTTAGAGATAGGTCAGAGTTATCAATTATCCTGCCAAAGAAATGTAAATAGCATATTGTAGATTTATCAGGGTTTATTTTGAATGGGTTAaaatctgttgttgttttttcctttccttgtgAATTTTAATCAGCCGCTTCTTTCGTTTTTTATTACAATGTAACGGTGTGAGGTCAGCCAGTCAGAGCTctgcacactgcaaaaagatgaTAAATTGAAGTCATGAATGTCCCTTGCAGCAGAAAACTAATGCTTTTGGATGAACTCgtagaaaatataaaataaatctctGCAAATCTGTTGAAAAACAATGAACTGCAGACATTACATAAATGACACCAACCTCCGCCTCCTGACAGGCCTTCATGACCTCCCCAGCCTCGTCTTCCAGTTTCTTCAGCTGCTCAGTGAGCTCAGTCATGGATTTGTcattctcctccatctccccctgCACACGAGTCACACTCTCCTCACACTTCTTCAGGTTGCTGCAACAGGGGAAAACAGATAAGATATTAGCCTCGGTCAGAGCGGCAgtgattactgtgtgtgtgtgtgtgtgtgtgtgtgagaccaacTGTATCAAGGCATAAGGATCTCAGAACGTTTTATAAAAACTAACACTACATGAATACAGCTAAATGCAAACCCTTAACAAAAAGATAGTTATATTACTGTTGCTAAAAAGGTATTTGCACCCCGACCTCATAGATATTCTCATGGAGCAGCAATGTCCTCGCTGAGTTCAAGTGCATCAACGTTACGGCTGTTTTCCTCCATAGAGGTTTAGCAGAATTCAGCTCAAAGTGTTTGAAAACGCACAACTACAGAGCGCATAGAAGTCCCCACCGGTCGGCTGTCTTTATGGCCACTCTGGCCTTGGTTATGGTGGAGGAGCAGTCATCCAGCCCCTTGTTGACCGTGTCCAGCTTGTCATGCTGAGCCTTCAGCTTGTGGCTGTTGATGTCTACGATCAGGGTGTGGAGCCTTTTCACCTCGTTCTCCACCTTCCCAGCCGTGATGGACGCCGCGTCATAGTCTgattgaggaggagcaggttgtGAAGGGTGGAAGATGATATTCATGATAGATTCAGAGGGATTCAAATTGAACTTTTTGAACATATTTAACAGGGTTTTCTTGCAGGTTACAGGAGGAGCCCACCTTTCTTGAAGGCCTCCAGGCTCTTTTCCATCTGTTTCTGTTTGGCCTTGTCTGGGGCGGCAGCCAGCACGTTGGCCTCAAGTTCCTTGATCTGAAGTTTCAAGTGAGCCTCCTGATCAGCGAGACtctgaagggaggaaggaaggaaggaaggtaggAAAAATCTTTCGTCACTAAAAAGTGGCACAACTTATGGGCGGCTGTGGAATATTCAGGGTTTCATATTTGGAAGCACGGTGAATGTGCCATACGGTCATGCTGTTGGCGTATTTCTCCTGGGTGTTCTTCATGTCTCGGAGCAGTCGTCGCAGCTGCTGGAcgttctcctccagctgcaacTTCTTCTCCTGGCAGTCGTGCAGCTTCGACACTTTCTCATTCAGCCTGCTCTCCATACGGTTGAGCTGCAGAAAACACATGAAGATCATCACGTCTCATATCGATTAGCCTGCAGTGCCGGGTTCCATTTGACTCCGGTATCTCAGAGTTACTTCATAGAAACGTGTTTGTGGTaaaactttaataaaaaaagagtttgaaGGGTGAATTAAAGGAGCTTTTAAATAAAGCTTGCTTCACCCACTGGGATAGGTTTGACcgatacaaaaaacaaatactagTGTCACTTGTAGAAAAAGTATTTATACCAGTATAAGATGGACATAATATACATGAATGTATACCAACATATATTTCAGTACatataataattaatttaaagtCAGCTACTGTGGATTCTTGTTTTTGGTTGTATTACTGCTATGTAGAACTGGTTTTGATCTTGCTTTTAACTATGTCTGTGTGCACTTTGCTGCTGTAATGACACGTTGTAAAACTGACCTCCTCCTGGGAGACCTCTGCACCAATAGAGGAGCCCATCCTGCCCTTCagcgctcttcctcctccggtCATGGTTCCTGAGAAGCACAATCAGACCACAGAGtgggaaaacaaataaatagtaaaaCAGAATGCCTCCCAAAAAAAGCTACAGTTATGAAAATATGCACTTACCAGCCATCTCGATGATCTGCCCCTTCAGGGTGACCACTCTCCAGCGCCTCTCTTTCTGGAAGGCCATCCTTGTGGCCTGCTCCATGTCCTCGGCCACCAGGGTGTCCCGCAGGGCAAAGTAGAAGGCGGGCCGCAcattctcatctttcacacgcaccATGTCAAAGAGACGAGGGCAGTCATCCGGAGTGCGAATGGGAGCCATGTTTTTCTCCCACACCTTCAtctggaaaaaaggaagtgGGGAGGTATCTAAGGAAACCTGAATAGTGTTCAAAAAGCTTACTAAATATACACTTTTAGAAAGCCAAGTGATAAAATGCAACAATTTTTGCAAATGTCAAAAACGccaaactaaaacaaaactCCCGTGGCCAGCTACTGAAGCCAATAGAGTGCAGtatgtatgttatttaacacaaGAGCTTCATGAAGAGACTAAATGCTCCGTGCTCTTTGTCCTGTCTACACATCCTACAGTGTAATGCCCTTTTACCTTGTCCAGTCCAATGAAGGTGGCAAACCCAATGTTTTGCTCTTTAAGGAACATGACACATTTCTGAGCTGTGTCAATGGTATCCACGACAATGTTATCTAAGGCGCCACAACTAGACGAAATGGCCACATCATACTTCTCCTCAATGGCTCCAAGGTCTCCCtacattcacaaaaacaaaataaaaaaaacacacattttgagaCAGCTGCTTGTTATTCCAGACATTAAATGcttaaaagtaattaaaaaaaggaaacatttgtaGTTAATAACGCACACCATAACTACATGACCATAAATGTCGGTGCCGTGTAATCCTCTCTACGTTTTACCAATCTTCCAAAGATTCCAGGGATCCTGCcgctcttcttctgctgcatgAGAGCATCCAGGACTCTTCCTCGACTGCGGTTGGAGGACAGCGAGCTCTTCGCTTCATCCACCTTCTGCCTAATTTGGCTCACCACCTCCCTGGTCTCACTATCCATCTTCATCAGCTGCTCCAGCGCTACTTCAtcctgaggaagaagaaaaaaaagaggaccaATTAAGGGCAGCCGATGGTCATTCAACGGATGAactaagcaaaaaaaacaaccttagATTAGTACTGTAGAAATGTCCAAGGTAAAGGCCTAAACAACAAGAGTTTTCACCTTTTTGAGCTCCTGTTCTTTCTGAGGTATCTTGACCTCCAAGTCTTTGATGGCTGCACGGCGCTCACGCAGCGTGTCAGAAGTGGTCTGCAGTGTCTGCTTGGCCGTGTTGAGCTGCGTCAGAGCGGTGTTGTGGCGGCTGAGGTAGATGTCCAGCTCCGACTGAGCCAGGTCCATGCGGGACCGGGTCTCATTCACAGCCTTACTGAGCTCCATCAGCTCCTTCTCTTTGGTCTGGAGGACACAAAAAGCGGGGAGGTACAGTATGGAAGACTTCAGAGACAGGACTTTGCGGAAAGTATGCAAGAATGTATTCATCTCAGGTTCAGAAAAGCAGGCAACAAACTAACACCGGGACACATGACACGCACCTCTTTGTCCTGTTGCAAACCGCTGGTCTCCTCCTTGAGACTCTCCATCACCGCCTCAagttttttctcttccttcacCTTCTGCTTCTCCAGCTCTTCCTTGCGTGCCGTCGCCTCAGAGATGGCCTTTTCGCTGCTGGCTGGTACACCGCGCACTTCCTCCAGCTGAAAGATGAGCCAGGTGGGTGAACATTCAGAAACGGGTGAGGCGTGTTTGACCCCTCTCGAATAAAAGAGACCGTATTAGAAGACAAGAGGCATTAATACAACGGATTGAATACACGTGTTGCCAGCTCCAAAACAAACAACTGTGATCAACTACAAAACGTACATTGAGAACTGAGCAAATACTGGCACAACAGTCTGCTGCTTGGCAGGACCGAAACAAGGCGAGGAGTagggagtgtgtgcatgtgtacataGTCTATGTTTTGTAGGGTTAACAGCGGGTGAAATGTGAACATAGCTGCTAGGAGTGTTACACAAGCCAGGCCATAGTTGACTACCGCACAGCAGAACACTGCTCCCCAGAGGTCCGCCTGCTTCTGACCACTACATTTCCAGAGCACAGCTATTGTTGGTGGAGCAGATGGAGTTTTGAAGCAGAGAAGCTATACACTTAAAAGTTACGAGGGAACTCTGAACTCTCTGCTTGTGCAAAAACATGTTTCAGCAACATTAATAGAGGTTCATTAACTCCATTAATAGCGAGGCAGAGCATGAGCGGGTCATCAATGGGCGATCGACTTGTGTTACTTCACAGCCCCCTGGTGGCTTGTTTAGGGCAGATTGCCACATGAACTGTGATTTACTATTTTACActgaattattattaaatgcatGATGTTAATTCATCTGGGACACATACATTGATTTCTCCTTGCCCAAAATAATCCCAAATTAAATCTTGGTCCTATGTGCAAGTTGTTGAGACGGCATCATCACGGCAACAGTATTCACTTAAACTATAACTCTTCCAGGATTGTTGTTTAATGCTTAAAACTAGCTGCATCGTTTTTACACAAATTTATTCACTTGAAATTTTCTCTGTattcataaaaacatttaaaaaatgctttatcTCGAGGAAGTGTATTGCGGTAGAATCTATGTTGATGATCGACAACATAAATGTAAACATGCctaaaaacacaatacaaagtACACACTGTTCAACTACACGACAAACCTGTGAAATGAGGCAGgctttggaaaaataaaataagaacattcacaacaaagtgaaataaatttGATACGTACTAAAGACGAGTTGCCGTTAGAGTCTGTAATTCATTGTAGGTTTCCGTAAAGCCTCAAAACAACAACGCGTGTGTTTTCTATAAGCAACGGAAGTTGTATTTTTAGTGCCCATGTTTCTTTCTTGGCCGCGGGACAAAGTAAACAGCCACTCTGTTGTGTCTTACCACTGCTGCTGGAGTGTCTTGATTTAGTCCGTCCCCATATTTGTTCATGGATATGTATCGTAAATTATGTCAATGATGCTCTCTCCACAGATGATGAGACTCCTGTAATACTGTCAACGTGAAATGATGTAGACTACGAGAGCATAGCAAACCGTGGGTGTAATAGTGGAACGCAATTTAAAGTCCAACACAccttttctttgtccttttccaGCTGCTTCTGCAGTTTCTTGTTCTTGCTCTTGGAGTGCTTAATCTTCTCACGCACTTCAACGTCCTGCAGGTCCAGCTGTGTGAACTTCTCCTTCTGGGTCTCAATGTACTTGTTGAGTTTATTTTGTTTCCTAGTGGAGGAACGGCGTTTTTACAGAGTACACTCGAGTCGGTCACGCAAAATCAACCGAGTCAACCAAGGGAATATAAAAAGCAGGCAAAACAAGGCACAAACAATAGAAAATCCCcatttttatattaattcacAGCAAACTATTTATAGTTAAACTACTACTAAAACTTCCCTGTACTTTACGCAACAATTTGTATAACAATCACCGTTTAGGACACTTGACCAGATTCTGTCTTTGAATGGCAccgacaaacacaaaataattaaatgataaAACATGATACACTGATTAGTAAGAGAGCAAAAACTTACTTCTCCACATTTTTGAGCTCTTGGTTCATTTTCTCTGTCTCTTGCGATATCTTTGCATTTTTCTCAGTTAGTTCCTTGGTGTCCTCCAagatcttctgcttctcctgctcttTATCTACAACACGCTTGTGCAGATCATGACTGATGGCAGAGAGATAGCAGAAAAAACAGTGAGTGGAAAAATGTAATACTTTCCACTTAACAGTTAGCACAAAAAGAAATGGACACATAGatcatgctgttttttttaatagaaaataaaatacaattaattagACGTCTTTTTTTATAATATTGTTGGGTCATGTTTACATTGAAATCTAATGACATTATACTATTGATTGATTTGTACAGAAGTGAAAGAAGGTGGTCGTGCACTCACACATAATATTGGCAGAGCTGACTCTTGTGTTTGAAGATGTCATTTTCCAGAGTGAGAAACTCCACAGCTTTgttcttttctccctccagagaattcttctccttttccacTAGCTTCACTCGGTTTAGCTAGTGCAGAGAAACAACCACAGTACTTAATATCAGGGAACAAACCACTGATACAAATGATATACATTCATTTTATGCATTGGTGAAATCTTTATCATTCTTTTCACAGATACATATTCAgataaaagcaaaaataaaataattgtgtttCTAATCACTCCTGTATCATTACTtacaatgttaaataaaataataaaaggaaattTTAGGGTTTAAGGTTTACATGTGTAAAATGTTGTATCAATAGCATGAATCATGTCTCGGGTAGTTGGAGCTGGTTATCTTTCACAAACTataaaaattaaattattcattttaaatttcacTTATGTGCATTCAAAGATTCCAAAAACACGCTAAAAAGCCTCTTCAAACTACAACGTGTCCCAGCAAATGAAGTCGGGATACAGGAAAAACAGTCGGTTAACTTAGGAGTGTGTGAGCAGAtcgtgggagtgtgtgtgcgtgtcaccttctctcccctctgctcATTGAGCAGCTCTATGCGGCGTGACAGGGTGAGGATCGGATCCTTGAGGCGACACGAGCCGATGATGTCCTCCAGGTACTCCAGCATGCCCTCGTCATGCTCCGTCTGTCCTTTAGGCTTCATCATGGCAATCTGCTCCACCTCGCCCTAAAAACCGTCCGCAGCaacagatggacaaagacagGCATGCATCATTGACTGAAAACACAGAGCAAAAGTTTATAATAAAAccctttaaattaaacaaattaaatacatCGCCCACAACAACCATTTTAAAGATATGTGGTTAATACATTTCATATCCCTAAACTTAAAAATAATGCTGatctattacacacacacaccttagtAGCTGCATACTTGAACTATGCACAAACAATATCTATTAAGCTTCCTTTT
Encoded proteins:
- the smc4 gene encoding structural maintenance of chromosomes protein 4 isoform X1, giving the protein MPSKTAKSSTAKPRGKGSQPRDDSGDELDGTPQETDPSGQEDARPTTDPSQGEAVDNRSLEEILGSIPPPPPPAMTNEPGAPRLMITHLVNRNFKSYEGEKVLGPFHKRFSCIIGPNGSGKSNVIDSMLFVFGYRAQKIRSKKLSVMIHSSDKHKDVQSCTVEVHFQKIIDKEGDEYEVIPNSKFYVSRTANKDNSSAYYINGKKATFKEVGALLRSHGIDLDHNRFLILQGEVEQIAMMKPKGQTEHDEGMLEYLEDIIGSCRLKDPILTLSRRIELLNEQRGEKLNRVKLVEKEKNSLEGEKNKAVEFLTLENDIFKHKSQLCQYYVHDLHKRVVDKEQEKQKILEDTKELTEKNAKISQETEKMNQELKNVEKKQNKLNKYIETQKEKFTQLDLQDVEVREKIKHSKSKNKKLQKQLEKDKEKLEEVRGVPASSEKAISEATARKEELEKQKVKEEKKLEAVMESLKEETSGLQQDKETKEKELMELSKAVNETRSRMDLAQSELDIYLSRHNTALTQLNTAKQTLQTTSDTLRERRAAIKDLEVKIPQKEQELKKDEVALEQLMKMDSETREVVSQIRQKVDEAKSSLSSNRSRGRVLDALMQQKKSGRIPGIFGRLGDLGAIEEKYDVAISSSCGALDNIVVDTIDTAQKCVMFLKEQNIGFATFIGLDKMKVWEKNMAPIRTPDDCPRLFDMVRVKDENVRPAFYFALRDTLVAEDMEQATRMAFQKERRWRVVTLKGQIIEMAGTMTGGGRALKGRMGSSIGAEVSQEELNRMESRLNEKVSKLHDCQEKKLQLEENVQQLRRLLRDMKNTQEKYANSMTSLADQEAHLKLQIKELEANVLAAAPDKAKQKQMEKSLEAFKKDYDAASITAGKVENEVKRLHTLIVDINSHKLKAQHDKLDTVNKGLDDCSSTITKARVAIKTADRNLKKCEESVTRVQGEMEENDKSMTELTEQLKKLEDEAGEVMKACQEAEAALPEVQQQYQAVLKEIKVLQQQEHAMQEESLSVRLRIEQIETTMAEHSNKIKHWQKEATKLSLHSVEGEPAEGLPVFTADELAAISNPNVIINKMMTLETKSAQMKPNLGAIAEYKKKEELYLQRVAQLDEITTERDQFKRGYEDLRKQRLNEFMTGFNMITNKLKENYQMLTQGGDAELELVDSLDPFSEGIMFSVRPPKKSWKKIFNLSGGEKTLSSLALVFALHHYKPTPLYFMDEIDAALDFKNVSIVACYIYEQTKNAQFIIISLRNNMFEIADRLIGIYKTHNTTKSVGINPKTITFKEHQAMTA